Proteins encoded in a region of the Nicotiana tomentosiformis chromosome 9, ASM39032v3, whole genome shotgun sequence genome:
- the LOC104091538 gene encoding phylloplanin-like yields MALAKIFLISFLVALIATPVAVAQLGGLLSGLLGPIHIDGVLFCSLNGQIDIINGSTTPVFPNASVQLRCGAGNVVSSTTTNGSGVFSLVLDPLQNILSSLLSNCSLVVTTPLSTCNASLPSIGLLQSPLQLVGKTLVGLLSIVNLGATGFQLLPNLI; encoded by the exons ATGGCTTTAGCAAAAATTTTCTTGATTTCTTTTTTGGTTGCATTAATTGCAACCCCTGTTGCAGTAGCCCAACTTGGAGGACTTCTCAGTGGCCTTCTTGGTCCAATACATATAGATGGGGTTCTATTTTGCAGCCTCAACGGCCAAATAGATATCATCAATGGATCCACAACCCCAGTTTTCCCTA ACGCATCAGTGCAACTGAGGTGTGGAGCAGGAAATGTAGTATCAAGTACCACAACGAATGGATCAGGAGTATTTTCACTCGTGTTGGATcctcttcaaaatattttgtCATCGCTATTGTCCAACTGCAGTCTAGTGGTTACAACTCCACTCTCCACATGTAACGCGAGCTTACCATCTATTGGGCTTTTGCAGTCACCGTTGCAGCTTGTTGGAAAAACCCTAGTTGGCCTTCTTAGTATTGTCAATTTAGGTGCTACTGGTTTTCAGCTTCTTCCTAATCTCATTTGA